The Paracoccus sediminicola genome has a segment encoding these proteins:
- a CDS encoding N-formylglutamate amidohydrolase: protein MDQAATPADAFSHEIRRPEVWASGVIVCSPHSGRDFPDWFLDESCLDIATLRSSEDAYMDQLIEPALAAGAVTLTARLPRSIVDLNRSASELDPDAVQCGPRRPATPRAMAGLGVIPRVVAGARPIRNAPITMDEAQRRIETYWRPYHHALRRLIDEALSSFGWAIVLDMHSMPHDAVGHLIPPQPEVVIGDRHGVSCNAVLRERVCALFRQSGFGLRLNAPFSGAYVATAYGRPTQSVHVLQIEIDRALYLDEQRMEPSPSYNAFAERLANILTQAALLRPDAGRVKVAAE from the coding sequence ATGGATCAGGCCGCCACGCCTGCCGACGCATTCAGCCATGAAATCCGCCGTCCCGAGGTCTGGGCCAGCGGCGTGATCGTCTGCTCGCCGCATTCCGGGCGCGATTTTCCCGACTGGTTTCTGGATGAGAGCTGCCTCGACATAGCCACGCTCAGGTCGTCGGAAGATGCCTATATGGACCAGCTGATCGAGCCGGCTCTTGCGGCGGGCGCGGTGACGCTGACTGCGCGTCTGCCGCGCAGCATCGTGGACCTGAACCGCAGCGCATCGGAACTCGACCCTGATGCGGTGCAATGCGGGCCGCGGCGGCCAGCCACCCCGCGGGCGATGGCGGGGCTGGGCGTGATCCCGAGAGTCGTGGCGGGCGCGCGGCCGATTCGCAATGCGCCGATCACGATGGATGAGGCGCAACGGCGGATCGAGACCTATTGGCGCCCCTATCACCACGCGCTTCGCAGGCTTATCGACGAGGCGCTCTCCAGCTTCGGCTGGGCAATCGTGCTGGACATGCACTCCATGCCCCACGATGCGGTCGGGCATCTGATCCCGCCACAGCCCGAGGTGGTTATCGGCGACCGCCACGGCGTCAGCTGCAACGCCGTCCTGCGCGAGAGGGTCTGCGCGCTGTTTCGTCAGTCCGGCTTTGGTCTGCGGCTCAATGCGCCGTTCTCGGGTGCTTATGTGGCGACGGCCTATGGTCGGCCGACCCAGTCTGTGCATGTGCTTCAGATCGAAATTGATCGCGCGCTCTATCTGGACGAGCAGCGGATGGAGCCATCGCCGTCATATAACGCCTTCGCTGAGCGTCTGGCCAATATCTTGACCCAGGCCGCGCTGCTGCGTCCGGATGCGGGACGCGTCAAGGTCGCCGCTGAATGA
- the ykgO gene encoding type B 50S ribosomal protein L36: MKVRNSLRSLKSRHRDCQVVRRKGRIYVINKTNRRFKARQG, translated from the coding sequence ATGAAGGTTCGCAACTCGCTCCGCTCGCTCAAGAGCCGCCACCGCGATTGCCAGGTGGTGCGCCGCAAGGGCCGGATCTATGTGATCAACAAGACCAACCGTCGCTTCAAGGCCCGCCAGGGCTGA
- a CDS encoding asparaginase produces the protein MPSAEMIEIWRGELQEGVHRGHAVIHDGRDVVASWGDADAVIFPRSSCKMIQALPMLESGAADAAGLTAEQLALSCASHNGAVTHVERVGAWLDGMGLGEADLRCGCHRPWDKAEAKRLLCSSSQANQLHNNCSGKHAGFLTWTRHAKAGPEYVEIDHPLQQAIRQATAEVTEEEPAGVGIDGCSAPNFAGSITGLARAMAAFAQPANDARGRGMARLIDAMRAHPELVAGEGRACTELMRAMGGKVAVKTGAEAVFIAIIPEKRLGVAVKIEDGGTRASEAAITALMVHLGVLDREHPVVGRLLTDPMKNWRGLEVGGLRLAPGFLG, from the coding sequence ATGCCATCTGCGGAAATGATCGAAATCTGGCGCGGCGAATTGCAGGAGGGGGTCCATCGCGGTCACGCGGTGATCCATGACGGGCGTGACGTGGTCGCCTCTTGGGGTGATGCCGATGCGGTGATCTTCCCGCGCTCCTCCTGCAAGATGATCCAGGCGCTTCCGATGCTCGAATCGGGGGCGGCGGATGCGGCGGGGCTGACCGCGGAACAGCTTGCGCTTTCCTGCGCCTCGCATAACGGCGCGGTAACGCATGTGGAAAGGGTCGGCGCATGGCTGGACGGAATGGGGCTGGGTGAGGCCGATTTGCGCTGCGGCTGCCACCGGCCCTGGGACAAGGCCGAGGCGAAGCGCTTGCTCTGTTCGTCGAGTCAGGCGAACCAGCTTCATAATAACTGCTCGGGCAAGCACGCTGGCTTTCTGACCTGGACGCGCCACGCCAAGGCCGGGCCGGAATATGTCGAGATCGACCACCCGTTGCAGCAGGCCATCCGGCAGGCCACCGCCGAGGTGACGGAGGAAGAGCCGGCAGGTGTGGGCATCGACGGCTGCTCGGCGCCGAATTTTGCCGGTTCGATCACCGGGCTGGCCCGCGCGATGGCCGCTTTTGCTCAGCCGGCGAATGACGCGCGCGGCCGCGGAATGGCGCGGCTGATCGATGCGATGCGCGCCCATCCCGAACTGGTGGCCGGTGAAGGCCGCGCCTGCACCGAGCTGATGCGGGCTATGGGCGGCAAAGTGGCGGTCAAGACCGGGGCCGAAGCGGTCTTTATCGCAATCATCCCCGAGAAAAGACTGGGCGTCGCCGTGAAGATCGAGGATGGCGGCACCCGCGCCTCCGAGGCGGCGATTACGGCGCTTATGGTGCATCTCGGGGTTCTGGACCGCGAACATCCGGTCGTCGGTCGGTTGCTGACCGATCCGATGAAGAACTGGCGCGGGCTCGAAGTCGGAGGCCTTCGTCTCGCGCCCGGTTTTCTGGGATAG
- a CDS encoding invasion associated locus B family protein — MTMTKLRGAAAILAVATGLAGAAQAQESTNVVTTEGDWTVFAGSDPRECWAVSPPKSTVNTKDGQQVEVQRGDIRLYVAYRPGSAGEVSFTGGYPFNPGSTVDLNVGGQEFDMFTEGENAWTGSSSEDARLIAALRAGAEAKITGMSSRGTQTVDTFSLSGITAATNAAKAECQ; from the coding sequence ATGACCATGACCAAGCTGCGCGGCGCTGCCGCGATCCTAGCAGTTGCGACCGGACTCGCCGGTGCGGCGCAGGCGCAGGAATCCACCAATGTCGTCACCACCGAAGGTGACTGGACAGTTTTCGCGGGAAGCGATCCGCGCGAATGCTGGGCGGTGTCGCCGCCGAAATCCACCGTGAACACCAAGGACGGCCAGCAGGTCGAGGTGCAGCGCGGCGATATTCGTCTTTACGTGGCCTATCGTCCCGGCTCGGCGGGCGAGGTCAGCTTTACCGGCGGCTATCCGTTCAATCCCGGTTCGACCGTGGATCTGAACGTCGGGGGGCAGGAATTCGACATGTTCACCGAAGGTGAGAACGCCTGGACAGGGTCCTCATCGGAAGATGCGCGGCTGATCGCGGCGCTGCGCGCCGGGGCCGAAGCCAAGATCACCGGCATGTCCTCGCGCGGGACTCAGACGGTCGATACGTTCAGCCTGTCGGGCATCACCGCCGCGACCAACGCCGCCAAGGCCGAGTGTCAGTAA
- the rlmN gene encoding 23S rRNA (adenine(2503)-C(2))-methyltransferase RlmN, which yields MTSPITQDVLTIPRKLPETGRTNIVGLTRDRLRDVLIEAGTPEKQAKMRVGQIWQWVYYWGVRDFAAMTNLSKDYRALLSERFEIAVPEVVSRQISEDGTRKYLLRIAGGHEVEAVYIPEEGRGTLCVSSQVGCTLTCSFCHTGTQKLVRNLTPGEIVGQVMLVRDDLGEWPEQGKPKDEARLVSNVVLMGMGEPLYNFEAVRDAMKVVMDNEGLSLSRRRITLSTSGVVPEIARTAEEIGCQLAVSFHATTDEVRDKLVPINKRWNIETLLNALRDYPRLSNSERITFEYVMLDGVNDSDEDARRLVKLIRGIPAKINLIPFNEWPGAPYQRSSWERIEAFADIIYKAGYASPIRTPRGEDIMAACGQLKSATERGRKSRAEVAAEAGA from the coding sequence ATGACCTCTCCGATCACGCAAGACGTGCTGACCATTCCGCGCAAACTACCAGAGACCGGGCGAACGAATATCGTCGGCCTGACCCGCGACCGGCTGCGCGATGTGCTGATCGAGGCCGGCACGCCGGAGAAACAGGCCAAGATGCGGGTCGGGCAGATCTGGCAGTGGGTCTATTACTGGGGTGTGCGCGATTTCGCGGCGATGACCAACCTTTCGAAAGATTATCGCGCGCTGCTGTCGGAGCGTTTCGAGATTGCCGTGCCCGAGGTCGTCAGCCGCCAGATCTCGGAGGATGGTACCCGCAAATACCTGCTGCGCATTGCCGGCGGGCACGAGGTCGAGGCGGTCTATATCCCGGAAGAGGGCCGGGGGACATTATGCGTGTCATCCCAGGTCGGCTGCACCCTCACCTGCTCTTTCTGTCACACCGGCACCCAGAAGCTGGTGCGCAACCTGACGCCAGGCGAGATCGTCGGGCAAGTCATGCTGGTACGCGACGATCTGGGAGAATGGCCCGAGCAGGGCAAGCCGAAGGATGAGGCCCGTCTGGTCAGCAATGTCGTGCTGATGGGGATGGGCGAGCCTCTTTATAATTTCGAGGCGGTTCGCGACGCGATGAAGGTGGTGATGGACAATGAAGGGCTGTCTTTAAGCCGCCGGCGCATCACTCTGTCCACCTCTGGTGTGGTGCCCGAGATCGCGCGCACTGCCGAGGAAATCGGCTGCCAGCTCGCCGTCAGCTTTCACGCCACCACCGATGAGGTGCGCGACAAGCTTGTGCCGATCAACAAGCGGTGGAACATCGAGACGCTGCTGAACGCGCTGCGCGACTATCCGCGGCTGTCCAATTCAGAGCGGATCACCTTTGAATATGTAATGCTCGACGGTGTGAATGACAGCGACGAGGATGCGCGCCGGTTGGTCAAGCTGATCCGGGGCATCCCTGCGAAGATCAATCTGATCCCGTTCAATGAATGGCCGGGCGCGCCTTATCAGCGGTCAAGCTGGGAACGGATCGAGGCCTTCGCCGACATCATCTACAAGGCGGGTTACGCCAGCCCGATCCGCACGCCACGCGGCGAGGATATCATGGCGGCTTGCGGGCAGCTGAAATCGGCGACCGAGCGCGGCCGGAAATCGCGCGCCGAAGTCGCGGCGGAAGCGGGCGCCTGA